In Panthera leo isolate Ple1 chromosome B3, P.leo_Ple1_pat1.1, whole genome shotgun sequence, a single genomic region encodes these proteins:
- the LOC122221114 gene encoding aminopeptidase N, protein MAQGFYISKPVGILAILLGVAAVCTIIALSVVYSQEKNRSTESSTAASTAASTAAPTAAPTGPTTTVATTLDQSKPWNVYRLPKTLIPDSYNVTLRPYLTPNDKGLYVFTGTSVVRFVCNESTSVVIIHSKRLNYTNHQGHMVSLSGVGGFQPQPVIVRTELVELTEYLVVHLQEPLVAGRQYEMKSEFQGELADDLAGFYRSEYMENGVKKVLATTHMQATEARKSFPCFDEPAMKATFNITIIHPNNLVALSNMLPRGPSVPFDGDRTWKVTEFETTPIMSTYLLAYIVSEFSYVETRAPSGVLIRIWARPGAINQGHGDYALKVTGPILDFFSQHYDTPYPLNKSDQIALPDFNAGAMENWGLVTYRESALLYDRRSSSSGNQERVVTVIAHELAHQWFGNLVTLEWWNDLWLNEGFASYVEYLGADFAEPTWNLKDLMVLNDVYRVMAVDALASSHPLSTPASEINTPAQISEVFDSISYSKGASVLRMLSNFLTEDLFKMGIASYLHTYKYGNTIYLNLWEHLQQVVDKQPTIKLPDTVSAIMDRWILQMGFPVITVDTQTGTIYQQHFLLDPQSVVTRPSQFNYLWIVPISSVRSGRPQEHYWLPGVEKAQNDLFKTTANDWVLLNLNVTGYYLVNYDNENWKKIQTQLQTDLSVIPVINRAQIIHDAFNLASAQKVPVTLALNNTLFLIQETEYMPWQAALSSLSYFKLMFDRSEVYGPMKSYLKKQVTPLFDHFERLTKNWTDHPQTLMDQYSEINAVSTACSYGVPKCEKLAATLFAEWKKNPQNNPIHPNLRSTVYCNAVAQGGEEEWNFVWEQFLKAELVNEADKLRGALACSNQVWILNRFLSYTLDPNLIRKQDVTSTLSSISSNVVGQTLAWDFVQSNWKKLFQDYGTGSFSFSNLIQAVTRRFSTEFELQQLEQFKKNNMDTGFGSATRALEQALEKTKANIKWVKENKDVVLRWFTENS, encoded by the exons ATGGCCCAGGGCTTCTACATTTCCAAGCCCGTGGGCATCCTGGCCATCCTCCTGGGCGTGGCGGCCGTGTGCACCATCATCGCTCTGTCCGTGGTGTACTCCCAGGAGAAGAACAGGAGCACCGAGAGCTCCACGGCGGCCTCCACGGCGGCCTCCACGGCGGCCCCCACGGCGGCCCCCACGGGCCCTACCACCACCGTGGCTACCACCTTGGACCAAAGCAAGCCATGGAACGTCTACCGTCTACCCAAGACGCTGATTCCCGACTCCTACAACGTGACGCTGAGGCCCTACCTCACTCCCAACGATAAGGGCCTGTACGTCTTCACGGGCACAAGCGTCGTTCGCTTCGTGTGCAATGAGTCCACCAGCGTCGTCATCATCCACAGCAAGAGGCTCAACTACACCAACCACCAGGGGCACATGGTGTCCTTGTCGGGCGTGGGGGGCTTCCAGCCGCAACCTGTCATCGTCAGGACGGAGCTGGTGGAGCTCACCGAGTACCTGGTCGTGCACCTCCAGGAGCCGCTGGTGGCCGGCAGACAGTACGAGATGAAGAGTGAGTTCCAGGGGGAGCTGGCCGACGACCTGGCGGGCTTCTACCGCAGCGAGTACATGGAGAACGGCGTCAAAAA GGTGCTGGCCACGACACACATGCAGGCTACAGAGGCCCGGAAATCCTTCCCGTGCTTTGACGAGCCCGCCATGAAGGCCACGTTTAACATCACCATCATCCACCCCAACAACTTGGTGGCCCTGTCCAACATGCTGCCCAGAG GCCCCAGCGTCCCGTTTGATGGAGATCGCACCTGGAAAGTCACCGAGTTCGAAACCACACCCATAATGTCTACTTACCTGCTGGCCTACATCGTTAGTGAGTTCTCATATGTGGAGACAAGAGCTCCCAGTGGCGTCCTG ATCCGGATCTGGGCCCGGCCCGGTGCGATCAACCAGGGCCATGGCGATTATGCCCTGAAGGTGACAGGCCCCATCCTGGACTTCTTTTCCCAACATTACGACACGCCCTACCCGCTCAACAAATCGG ACCAGATTGCCTTGCCTGACTTCAACGCTGGCGCCATGGAGAACTGGGGGCTGGTGACCTACCGCGAGAGTGCGCTGCTGTATGACAGGCGGTCCTCCTCCAGCGGCAACCAGGAGCGGGTGGTCACCGTGATTGCTCATGAGCTGGCCCACCAG TGGTTTGGGAACCTGGTGACCTTGGAGTGGTGGAATGACCTATGGCTGAACGAGGGCTTCGCCTCCTACGTGGAGTACCTAGGTGCTGACTTTGCAGAGCCCACGTGGAATTTG AAAGACCTCATGGTGCTGAACGACGTGTACCGTGTGATGGCTGTGGACGCCCTGGCCTCCTCCCACCCGCTGTCAACTCCTGCCTCGGAGATCAACACGCCGGCCCAGATCAGCGAGGTGTTTGACTCCATCTCCTACAGCAAG ggaGCCTCTGTCCTCAGGATGCTCTCCAACTTCCTGACTGAGGACCTGTTCAAGATGGGCATAGCG TCCTACCTCCATACCTATAAATACGGGAACACCATCTACCTGAACCTGTGGGAGCACCTGCAGCAG GTTGTAGACAAACAGCCGACCATCAAGCTGCCCGACACCGTGAGTGCCATCATGGACCGCTGGATCCTGCAGATGGGCTTCCCCGTCATCACCGTGGACACCCAGACAGGCACCATCTACCAGCAGCACTTCCTCCTTGACCCCCAGTCCGTGGTGACCCGCCCCTCACAGTTCAA CTACCTGTGGATCGTTCCCATCTCTTCTGTCAGAAGCGGCAGACCGCAGGAGCACTACTGGCTGCCGGGCGTCGAAAAAG CCCAGAATGACCTGTTCAAGACCACAGCTAATGACTGGGTTCTGCTGAACCTCAACGTGACGGGCTACTACCTGGTGAACTATGACAATGAAAACTGGAAGAAGATCCAAACTCAGCTGCAGACAGACCTGTCG GTCATTCCTGTCATCAATCGGGCTCAAATCATCCACGATGCCTTCAACCTGGCGAG TGCTCAAAAGGTCCCTGTCACTCTGGCGCTGAACAACACTCTCTTCCTGATCCAAGAGACCGAGTACATGCCCTGGCAGGCCGCCCTGAGCAGCCTGAGCTACTTTAAGCTCATGTTCGACCGCTCTGAGGTCTACGGCCCCATGAAG AGCTACCTGAAGAAGCAGGTCACGCCCCTCTTCGATCATTTCGAAAGACTCACCAAAAACTGGACTGATCACCCGCAAACCCTCATGGACCA GTACAGCGAGATTAACGCCGTCAGCACCGCCTGCTCCTACGGGGTTCCTAAGTGTGAGAAGCTGGCCGCGACTCTTTTCGCCGAGTGGAAGAAGAACCCCCAAAACAACCC GATCCACCCCAACCTGCGGTCCACCGTGTACTGCAATGCCGTCGCCCAGGGCGGCGAGGAGGAGTGGAACTTCGTGTGGGAGCAGTTCCTAAAGGCCGAACTGGTGAACGAGGCTGACAAACTCCGCGGAGCCCTGGCCTGCAGCAACCAGGTCTGGATCCTGAACAG GTTCCTGAGTTATACCCTGGACCCTAACCTCATCCGGAAACAAGATGTCACCAGCACTCTCAGCAGCATCTCCAGCAACGTCGTCGGGCAAACCCTGGCTTGGGACTTTGTCCAGAGCAACTGGAAGAAACTCTTTCAGGA CTATGGCACtggttccttctccttctccaaccTCATCCAGGCAGTGACCCGACGATTCTCCACTGAGTTCGAGCTGCAGCAG CTGGAGCAGTTCAAGAAGAACAACATGGACACAGGCTTCGGCTCAGCCACCCGAGCTCTGGAGCAAGCCCTGGAGAAGACCAAAGCCAACATCAAGTGGGTGAAGGAAAACAAGGATGTGGTGCTCAGGTGGTTCACAGAAAACAGCTAA